The Sylvia atricapilla isolate bSylAtr1 chromosome 10, bSylAtr1.pri, whole genome shotgun sequence genome contains a region encoding:
- the SIAH2 gene encoding E3 ubiquitin-protein ligase SIAH2, with translation MSRPSSAGPGPSKPCGKQQQHAPSPAAVLPGTAGASPPPPPPPPLPPPQQQQQQQELTSLFECPICFDYVLPPILQCQAGHLVCKQCRQQLSLCPTCRGSLTPNIRNLAMEKVASAVLFPCKYATTGCSLTLHHTEKPKHEAICEYRPYSCPCPGTSCDWEGSLEAVMSHLMHAHKSITTLQGEDIIFLATDINLPGAVDWVMMQSCFGHHFMLVLKKQEKCEGHQQFFATVLLIGTRKQAENFQYRLELHGSCHRLTWEASPCSIHDGVAVAIRSSNCLVFDTATAHLFADNGNLGINVTISTCCP, from the exons ATGAGCCGCCCGTCCtccgccgggcccggccctaGCAAACCCTGcgggaagcagcagcagcacgccCCGTCCCCCGCCGCCGTCCTGCCGGGCACCGCCGGCGCTTCTCCGCcgcctccccctcctcctcctcttcctcccccccagcagcagcagcagcagcaggagctgaccTCGCTCTTCGAGTGCCCCATCTGCTTCGACTATGTCCTGCCGCCcatcctgcagtgccaggccGGGCACCTGGTGTGCAAGCAATGCCGGCAGCAGCTGAGCCTCTGTCCCACCTGCCGGGGCTCCCTCACCCCCAACATCAGGAACCTGGCCATGGAGAAGGTGGCCTCGGCTGTCCTCTTCCCGTGCAAG TACGCCACAACAGGCTGCTCCCTGACACTGCACCACACAGAAAAGCCAAAACATGAAGCCATCTGTGAGTACCGTCCCTACTCCTGCCCGTGCCCTGGTACCTCCTGTGACTGGGAGGGATCCCTGGAAGCCGTGATGTCCCACCTCATGCACGCCCACAAAAGCATTACCACCCTTCAGGGAGAAGACATCATTTTCCTTGCCACAGACATTAACCTGCCCGGGGCAGTGGACTGGGTGATGATGCAGTCGTGCTTCGGTCACCACTTCATGCTGGTGCTGAAGAAACAGGAGAAGTGTGAAGGCCACCAGCAGTTTTTTGCCACTGTGCTGCTCATCGGCACCCGCAAGCAGGCGGAGAACTTTCAGTACAGACTGGAGCTGCACGGCAGCTGCCACAGGCTGACCTGGGaggcctctccctgctccatccaCGACGGCGTGGCCGTGGCCATCCGCAGCAGCAACTGCCTGGTCTTTGACACGGCCACTGCTCACCTCTTTGCTGACAACGGGAACCTGGGCATCAACGTGACCATCTCCACGTGCTGCCCGTGA